The nucleotide window TATCCCTGCCGGGCAACGGGATTGGTGGATCGTGATCACCGGCGACGAGGTCGACGTGTGCGATGTCGACCCCGGGTTCGACGTCCGGGTGACGGTCGAGTCGACGCTGCGCGCCCTCACCGAGGTCTGGCGCGGGGACAGCTCCTGGCAGCAGGCGGTGCGTTCGGGCGCTCTGGCGCTACACGGCGAGGCGCAGGCCCGACGGGCATTCCCGCAGTGGCTGAAGTTGTCGAGCACGGCGGCGGTACCCCGACCGGCGGTGGCCCGCTGACGGACAACGCGGCCGCAGCGACCATCGACGATCATTCGTAGGGGTTCTCCGGGGCCACGACCTCACGCACCGAGACGGCGCGCAGCTGGGCGGGCGCCTCGATCTCGTCACTCACGGGCAGCTCGGTGGCGACCCAGGTGCCTTCGACCTCGACCCAGGTATCGACGGCGGGTGGTGGCGTGGAGGTCAGGATCGCCACCCGCCAGGCCGAGGCGTCGCCGGCGCAGCATTGGATGGACATCCGGGTCACGAACCAGCGGCCGCCCTCGTCCACGGTCACGAACCCGACCAGCCGCACCCGCCGACCGGCCAAGGTCTGGTTCGGATCCCACAACGCCCGCGCGACGTACTCCGACACCGGCAGCGCCACCACGGGAGCGGCCGGCAGGGGTTGCCACCCCGAGTCGGCAGGAATGACCTCGACCTGGTCGGTCACCACGGCCGCGTCCACGGCGCGGGCGGCCGAGAACGCCCCGAGCGACGGCGGTGCCAGCAGCGCGAAGAACACCGCCGGGACCGCGAGCAACCAGGACACCCTCGGCATCCCGTCGTGCGCATGATGGCCGTCAGGGTCCGGCTCGGGCGACGGCGACGCGGCCATGATCCGAGCCCGGTCCCGTCGGCGCCAGTCGGTCAGCGCGCCGTGCACCGCGAGCAGGAGCAGGACCACCCCGGTGGCCAGCAGCACCACCCGCATCCCGGGGCGCACGTAATTGACGTACCGGCCGCTGGCCACCGTGGCCAGGACGAACGAACCCAACGCCAGCAACAGGATCCGGCCACTGAGCGGGGTCACAGCAGCACCACTCCCACCACGACGCTGGCGGCGACCGCGGTGACGAAGGTCGCCGGGGCGAAGCGGACGGCGAACCGGCGTCCGAACGTGCCGACCTGCATCGAGACGAGCTTGACGTCCACCATGGGACCGACCGTCATGAAGGCGAGTTGGGCCGTCGGGGAGAACTGGGTGAACGAGGCGGCGACGAACGCATCGGCCTCCGAGCAGATGGCCACCAGGACGGCGAGCGCGGCCAACACGAGGACGGCCAACCACGGCCGGTCCTGCAGGGCGAGCACCGCCGAGGTGGGCAACAGGACGTTCACCGTGGCGGCGAGCATGCCTCCGAGGACCAAGAACCCCCCTGCATGCAACAGATCGTGGCGCATCGTCTCGAAGAACACCTCCCGGGGCGGGGTGCCCTCACCGTGCGGCCGACGCGGCATGCGCAACCACTCGGTACGGCCGCGTCTCAGCCAGAACCACCCCATGGCCACCGCGGCCACCAGCGAGGCCGTGAACCTCGCCAGAACCATCTCGGGGCGCCCCGGGAACGCGACCGACGTCGACACCAGCACGATCGGATTGATCGCCGGGGCCGCCAGGAGAAAGGCCAGGGCCGGGGCAACGGGGGCACCCTTGGCGATCAGCCCGCCGGCGACAGGAACCGAGGCACACTCGCACCCGGGCAGCACGACCCCGGCCAGACCGGCCACCGGCACGGCCACGGCCTGCCGGCGCGGGAGCACCGCGAGCAGCTTGCTCAGCGGCAACGCGGCAGCGATGGCGGCGCTCAGGCCGACCCCGAGCACCAGGAACGGCAGCGACTGCAGGCTCACCGAGACGAACACGGTCGACCAGGCACTCATGCGTGGGTGGCTCGACACCCACGCGTTCAGGTCCTCGCGAGCCACGACGGCGACCAGCAGGACGGCCACAGCGGCCCAGCCGGCCAGTCGCCCCTGTCGCGACGCCCGGTGCCGGGTGGCTGCCGGTGTTCCCGGCAGCGCGGGGGCACGCGTGGACTGCGTCATGCCGTCATCGTGGGGTACCCGGTGCCCGGCCCGGTGGATCTGTGCGGGCGCGTCGTCCGACCAACTCCACGATCTCGGCCTCGGTGCGGGCGTGAGCCCCGGGAGCCTCCCTGCCGACCGCGACGAGTCGATCGAGCACCGACAGCACCCACGGACGACGCAACCTGGCCTGTGCCAGCAGCCGCGTATCGCCGAGCAGGACGGCGGGCGCACCCTGGCGGACCGTCCCCGCCGTGACCACCGCAAGGTGGTCGGCCCACGCCGGGGTCAAGGTCATCCTCCGAAGTGGTGTTCCGCCGCGGGGTCGAGTCACCGGATGGGTGGACGCAGCAGCGGGCGGTCGAGCGATGGCCGCATCTTATTGAAATTCATAATCATTGTCGATTTGATGGGAGCGGGACCGGATACGATCCTGCAGACACGTCCCGGCGCACGAGGAGAGGAGGAGACAGCATGGTCATCTCGGGAGCCCGACCGGCTGTGCGCACCACCCGGCAACGAGCGGCGGTCGCGGGCATCCTCGAGGAGATCGAGGGATTCCGCACCGCGCAGCAGGTACACGAGCTCCTGCGCGGCCGCGGCGAGCAGATCGGCTTGACCACGGTGTACCGCTCGCTCCAGCTACTGGCCGCCGACGGAGCCGTCGACAGCCTGCGTGACTCGGGTGGAGAGGTCGCCTACCGACGCTGCCGGTCGGCGCGTCATCACCATCACCTGGTGTGCCGCAGCTGCGGCCGCACCGTGGAGATCGCCCCCCGGGGTATCGAACGTGCAGCCGACCGGATCGCCGTCGAGCACGGCTTCACCGACGCGAGTCACCTGATCGAGATCTTCGGGGTCTGCCCCGACTGCACCGCCACCCCTACATTGGCCCGGTGAGACGCGCATCTACCGGTCTGCTCACCGACCGCTACGAGCTGACCATGGTCGAGGCCGCCCTGCGCAGCGGCGCGGCCGACCGCCGTTGCGTGTTCGAGGTGTTCGCCCGCCGGCTGCCGGACGGGCGCCGCTACGGCGTGGTCGCCGGCACCGGACGCCTGCTGCAGGCGATCGAGGACTTCCGGTTCACCGACACCGAGCTCACGGCACTGGAGTCGGTGGTCGACCCGCCGACACTGCGCTGGCTGGCCGACTATCGATTCGCCGGCAGCGCCTGGGGCTACGGCGAGGGCGAGACCTTCGTTCCGGGCTCACCGATCTTCGGGGTCGAGGGCAGCTTCGCCGAGGCCGTGGTGCTCGAGACCCTCGTGCTCTCGATCCTCAACCACGACAGCGCGATCGCTGCCGCGGCCAGCCGCATGGTGGTCGCCGCGCACGGACGGCCCTGTCTCGAGAT belongs to Kineosporiaceae bacterium and includes:
- a CDS encoding TIGR03943 family protein gives rise to the protein MTPLSGRILLLALGSFVLATVASGRYVNYVRPGMRVVLLATGVVLLLLAVHGALTDWRRRDRARIMAASPSPEPDPDGHHAHDGMPRVSWLLAVPAVFFALLAPPSLGAFSAARAVDAAVVTDQVEVIPADSGWQPLPAAPVVALPVSEYVARALWDPNQTLAGRRVRLVGFVTVDEGGRWFVTRMSIQCCAGDASAWRVAILTSTPPPAVDTWVEVEGTWVATELPVSDEIEAPAQLRAVSVREVVAPENPYE
- a CDS encoding permease, coding for MTQSTRAPALPGTPAATRHRASRQGRLAGWAAVAVLLVAVVAREDLNAWVSSHPRMSAWSTVFVSVSLQSLPFLVLGVGLSAAIAAALPLSKLLAVLPRRQAVAVPVAGLAGVVLPGCECASVPVAGGLIAKGAPVAPALAFLLAAPAINPIVLVSTSVAFPGRPEMVLARFTASLVAAVAMGWFWLRRGRTEWLRMPRRPHGEGTPPREVFFETMRHDLLHAGGFLVLGGMLAATVNVLLPTSAVLALQDRPWLAVLVLAALAVLVAICSEADAFVAASFTQFSPTAQLAFMTVGPMVDVKLVSMQVGTFGRRFAVRFAPATFVTAVAASVVVGVVLL
- a CDS encoding transcriptional repressor; amino-acid sequence: MVISGARPAVRTTRQRAAVAGILEEIEGFRTAQQVHELLRGRGEQIGLTTVYRSLQLLAADGAVDSLRDSGGEVAYRRCRSARHHHHLVCRSCGRTVEIAPRGIERAADRIAVEHGFTDASHLIEIFGVCPDCTATPTLAR